A genomic window from Streptomyces sp. MST-110588 includes:
- a CDS encoding Gfo/Idh/MocA family oxidoreductase produces MSGPVPHIARRAASPSPDVALRFAVLGAADIAWRRMLPAMEAFAGTEIAVVASRSPQRAARFAERFGADTAPDYETALARPGVDAVYIPLPNALHAPWAERALAAGKHVLVEKPLATDAATVVRLQELARRRGLVLRESMMFAHHRRHAEVRRLVAEGAVGTPLSFSAAFTVPARPQGDIRLDPGLGGGALLDAAVYPVRAALLHLGHGLEVAGAVLRHENGTDTGGSALLVSPQGVTAQLEWGFGRPYRCHYEIVGTDGELRAERAFTPPPDHRPVLRHTRNGRTEESETAPHDQFQAVLAAFRAEVAGTVRGDADRAASLAQARLIDHIRQDARAHKA; encoded by the coding sequence ATGAGCGGCCCCGTACCCCACATCGCACGGCGTGCTGCGTCACCGTCGCCGGACGTCGCGCTGCGCTTCGCGGTCCTGGGCGCCGCCGACATCGCCTGGCGCCGCATGCTGCCGGCCATGGAGGCGTTCGCCGGTACGGAGATCGCCGTGGTGGCCAGCAGGAGCCCTCAGCGGGCCGCCCGGTTCGCCGAGCGCTTCGGCGCGGACACCGCACCGGATTACGAAACGGCGCTGGCCCGCCCCGGCGTTGACGCCGTCTACATCCCGCTGCCCAACGCCCTGCACGCGCCCTGGGCCGAACGGGCGCTGGCCGCCGGGAAACACGTACTCGTCGAAAAGCCCCTGGCCACCGACGCCGCCACGGTCGTCCGGCTCCAGGAGCTGGCCCGCCGCCGTGGCCTGGTCCTGCGCGAGAGCATGATGTTCGCGCACCACCGCCGGCACGCTGAGGTGCGGCGGCTGGTCGCCGAAGGCGCCGTCGGCACACCCCTGTCCTTCTCCGCCGCCTTCACCGTGCCCGCCCGCCCCCAGGGGGACATCCGCCTGGACCCCGGCCTGGGCGGCGGAGCGCTGCTGGACGCCGCGGTCTATCCGGTACGTGCCGCGCTGCTGCACCTGGGCCACGGCCTGGAGGTGGCCGGGGCGGTACTGCGTCACGAGAACGGTACGGACACCGGCGGAAGCGCCCTGCTGGTGTCCCCGCAGGGGGTGACGGCGCAGTTGGAGTGGGGTTTCGGGCGTCCGTACCGCTGTCACTACGAGATCGTCGGTACGGACGGTGAGCTGCGGGCCGAGCGGGCGTTCACCCCGCCCCCCGACCACAGGCCGGTGCTGCGCCACACCCGCAACGGCCGTACGGAGGAGAGCGAAACGGCACCGCACGACCAGTTCCAGGCGGTGCTGGCCGCCTTCCGCGCGGAGGTCGCGGGGACGGTGCGCGGTGACGCGGACCGGGCCGCGAGCCTGGCCCAGGCGCGGCTGATCGACCACATCAGGCAGGACGCCCGCGCCCACAAGGCCTGA